The following proteins come from a genomic window of Alnus glutinosa chromosome 10, dhAlnGlut1.1, whole genome shotgun sequence:
- the LOC133880199 gene encoding transcriptional activator DEMETER, which produces MNFGGGVSIPQEKEEVQIMGSWIPITPEKPIPARSHPIPVDGRANWQELAGCSDGYAEEIPNCNGFGQNLNPIGHVVQNGGGYYGCDGGLPEKNRVINHIAGSYTQAFNNDDSEVWKTNPLAKLLLMHNSSFIASANRNMNTSLNMAAARPLIPNTYSPVDRNGRDFVSSNLLLNNQNQYSSFNPLSNLANEPLIPNMCSQVAAVGNRTDSSPGSLLPRNQNHFSGSNSLSNSDIFSQKPLHGFPIPYQLHYDLNSPPTEVYAAPSVNNNPQFAPITPDQVKKLGNNQLLATLNIAINESSSEEKENETLLTSLVNKAHQQHSDELLQSIVESSSAAISTPDKETNDSEKGSNEGIDLNKTPNQKPPRRRKHRPKVIKEAKAKRTPKPATPKNTTENPTGKRKYVRKNVQKEPATEQGDATREIADLNSGTAAKSCRRVLNFDSENTGDEIQGKVVGQQEVLQHRNKRAFSSDSQAIELCFGPYSLSGTKSAEQINQWNRFMVEYQSPGTISNLAPSMNQLHTEYGLLQERPAAAASLAPVKDLPEYLQVIERNKDKGYTDPCQNRCRNGYTVIQQQIHAEGLDQVVFQAKTNHESSEKDISRSTRQPVPKFPSDSSAARGSKREHFRTIEHMHPSTNNPISSLPYQSQVYECHRNGHILGEDFTGTYKKTRTESGLLTDISEMPCVTQVEDGSGKVKTKQMNDTSVCGFTTKKDHEILNSYFERNRIAKRQSEVNNHSLAARHYLPMQQISSKLHSHTERMGETNGLNPVHSFPSLAAIEGGLHPVQLPPSPPKQAPELENRQVIQTSHVQLLPTEQTLGCTPSRSVSSGRKKMLKNQDASYDYQKPTPKRRGRPPTKKIYPIPIDEIIYRLKGLNLNEGSNKLVMQEQNAVVVYRGDGALVPYAGAEFIKRRKPRPKVDLDPESNRIWNLLMGKEESKGCEGTDMQKEKWWEEERKVFRGRTDSFIARMHLIQGDRRFSRWKGSVVDSVIGVFLTQNVSDHLSSSAFMSLAARFPLKSTSNNMACQNDGTNILFKESEVCILNQGDTIRWHEKVSTQPIYNGSSMTHKELAEHQGGGETSVIERRLVEAHSQGMEEEVISQDSFDSSVIQGTGGPRSCSGSNSEEEDFITGCRPSEIHFPTLTNLLQMEKTTFQEFYSHENSSLMDEIPRSVQKQSDYAEHAHEKSRLDIADDFNGTSAFTYPNNPGNLQMQEQVAPSCNHHLHTIPDCGVPEVENFEALSEESISPWPSTDFILPKAKDENCTGFRIAGQAESVGKSAVQQNALPWSQETPRMDPYITKSNHSVHQESNSQPGPCTVYNQPSCHNHQLDVNKSLQVESPSCTGTVKFANALAGKQNNSMQHVPSVPKPGENTEERIFVMNKQIHLENRFAEPNSNEQVYSSGQAYSETSSKISKVKKRETESEKKSAVDWDSLRKQVQANGRYKERSKDAQDSLDYEAVRCANVAEVSNAIKERGMNNMLAERIKEFLDRLVREHGSLDLEWLRDVPPDKAKDFLLSVRGLGLKSVECVRLLTLHHLAFPVDTNVGRIAVRLGWVPLQPLPESLQLHLLELYPVLESIQKYLWPRLCKLDQRTLYELHYQLITFGKVFCTKSKPNCNACPMRGECRHFASAFASARLALPGPEEKSIVSSTVPIADERNPAVVINPLPLPPPPPGNVSLKERGYESRKCEPIIEEPATPEQECTEISESDIEDAFYEDPDEIPTIKLNIEEFTVNLQNYMEGNMELQEGDMSKALVALNPEVASIPTPKLKNVSRLRTEHQVYELPDSHPLLEGMDKREPDDPSPYLLAIWTPGETANSIQPPEGSCGSQEPNKLCDEKTCFSCNSVREANAQTVRGTLLVPCRTAMRGSFPLNGTYFQVNEVFADHESSLNPIDVPRAWIWNLRRRTVYFGTSVSSIFKGLSTEGIQYCFWRGFVCVRGFDQKTRAPRPLKARLHFPASKLAKTKTENKR; this is translated from the exons ATGAATTTTGGAGGGGGAGTTTCAATTCCACAGGAAAAAGAAGAGGTTCAAATTATGGGTTCTTGGATACCCATCACACCGGAGAAGCCAATCCCGGCAAGATCTCATCCGATCCCAGTCGACGGGAGAGCGAATTGGCAAGAACTGGCCGGATGCTCAGATGGGTACGCAGAAGAGATACCCAATTGCAATGGCTTTGGGCAGAATTTGAACCCAATTGGACACGTGGTTCAGAACGGAGGAGGCTACTATGGCTGCGATGGAGGCTTGCCTGAGAAAAACCGGGTGATCAATCACATTGCAGGCTCCTACACACAGGCCTTCAACAATGACGACAGCGAGGTTTGGAAGACTAATCCATTGGCGAAGCTTCTGCTAATGCATAATTCGTCTTTCATCGCCTCTGCAAACAGGAACATGAATACAAGTTTAAACATGGCAGCAGCTAGGCCTCTGATTCCGAATACGTATTCTCCGGTTGACCGCAACGGGAGAGATTTCGTGTCCAGTAACCTCTTGCTCAACAACCAGAATCAGTACTCAAGTTTTAACCCGTTAAGTAATTTGGCAAATGAGCCTCTGATTCCGAATATGTGTTCTCAAGTCGCCGCGGTCGGCAATCGAACAGATTCAAGCCCCGGTAGCTTGTTGCCGAGAAACCAAAATCACTTCTCTGGGTCAAACTCATTGAGCAACAGTGATATCTTTTCCCAGAAACCCCTGC ATGGATTCCCCATACCTTACCAACTCCACTATGATCTAAATTCCCCGCCAACAGAAGTATATGCTGCGCCAAGTGTTAACAACAACCCCCAGTTCGCACCAATAACACCAGATCAGGTCAAGAAGTTGGGTAACAACCAGCTTTTGGCAACATTGAACATCGCAATAAATGAAAGCTCAagtgaggaaaaagaaaatgagactTTACTCACATCATTAGTAAACAAGGCACATCAGCAACATAGTGACGAACTCCTACAAAGCATTGTAGAATCGTCCTCTGCTGCCATTTCTACACCAGACAAGGAAACTAACGATTCTGAGAAGGGAAGTAATGAAGGCATTGATCTGAACAAGACACCCAATCAGAAACCGCCCAGACGAAGAAAACACAGGCCGAAGGTAATAAAGGAAGCAAAAGCCAAAAGGACTCCAAAGCCGGCAACTCCGAAAAATACAACGGAGAACCCAACAGGAAAGAGGAAGTATGTACGCAAGAATGTTCAGAAAGAACCAGCAACTGAACAGGGAGATGCTACAAGGGAAATAGCAGATCTGAATAGCGGAACTGCTGCAAAATCCTGCAGGagagttttaaattttgactCGGAGAATACCGGAGATGAAATCCAGGGCAAAGTAGTTGGTCAGCAGGAGGTGTTGCAGCATAGGAATAAAAGGGCCTTTAGTTCAGACTCTCAAGCCATAGAATTGTGCTTTGGACCTTACAGTTTGTCTGGAACAAAGTCAGCTGAGCAGATCAATCAGTGGAATAGATTTATGGTAGAATACCAGTCACCTGGAACCATAAGTAACTTAGCCCCTTCCATGAATCAATTGCACACCGAGTACGGATTACTGCAAGAAAGGCCAGCAGCTGCAGCCTCATTAGCTCCAGTAAAAGACCTGCCAGAATATTTACAAGTGATTGAGAGAAATAAAGATAAGGGATATACTGATCCGTGCCAGAACAGGTGCAGAAATGGATACACTGTCATACAGCAACAAATCCATGCAGAAGGACTAGACCAAGTTGTATTTCAAGCAAAAACTAATCATGAAAGCTCTGAGAAAGATATTTCCCGGAGCACACGTCAACCAGTTCCAAAGTTTCCATCCGATTCCAGTGCAGCAAGAGGGTCCAAGAGAGAACATTTCCGTACCATTGAGCACATGCATCCCAGTACCAACAATCCAATTAGTTCATTACCGTACCAATCTCAAGTGTATGAATGTCACAGAAATGGCCACATTCTTGGCGAAGATTTTACAGGAACttacaaaaaaacaagaacTGAGAGTGGACTCCTTACAGACATCTCTGAAATGCCATGTGTTACACAAGTTGAAGATGGTTCAGGAAAAGTTAAAACAAAGCAGATGAATGATACCAGTGTATGTGGGTTTACAACAAAAAAGGACCATGAAATATTGAACTCTTACTTTGAAAGAAATAGAATTGCCAAGAGACAAAGTGAGGTCAACAATCACTCCTTGGCTGCCAGACATTATTTGCCAATGCAACAGATTTCGTCCAAACTGCATTCACACACGGAAAGGATGGGAGAGACCAACGGGTTAAATCCGGTACATAGCTTTCCCTCCCTAGCTGCAATTGAGGGAGGGTTACATCCGGTCCAGCTCCCACCATCCCCTCCCAAACAAGCTCCAGAACTAGAGAACAGGCAGGTAATTCAAACTTCCCATGTTCAGTTATTACCAACAGAGCAGACCTTGGGATGCACTCCATCAAGATCAGTTTCatctggaagaaaaaaaatgctgaaaaacCAGGATGCCTCTTATGACTATCAGAAACCCACACCAAAAAGACGAG GTCGTCCACCGACAAAAAAGATATATCCCATACCTATAGATGAAATCATTTATCGACTGAAGGGTCTCAATCTCAATGAGGGGAGCAACAAATTAGTCATGCAAGAGCAAAATGCAGTCGTTGTATACAGGGGAGATGGTGCACTTGTTCCATATGCAGGGGCTGAATTTATTAAGAGACGGAAGCCGCGGCCAAAAGTAGACCTTGACCCAGAATCAAATAGAATTTGGAATCTTTTGATGGGTAAGGAAGAAAGCAAAGGCTGTGAAGGAACTGACATGCAAAAAGAGAAATGGTGGGAAGAGGAAAGGAAAGTTTTTCGTGGCCGAACTGATTCATTTATTGCGAGAATGCACCTTATTCAAG GAGATAGACGTTTCTCACGGTGGAAAGGATCTGTTGTTGACTCAGTGATAGGAGTCTTCCTTACCCAAAATGTTTCAGACCATCTTTCAAG CTCTGCCTTCATGTCTCTGGCAGCAAGATTTCCTCTTAAGTCGACAAGCAACAACATGGCATGTCAGAACGATGGGACAAACATACTCTTCAAGGAATCTGAAGTCTGCATACTAAATCAGGGCGACACCATCAGATGGCATGAAAAGGTCTCAACTCAACCAATCTACAATGGAAGCTCTATGACACACAAAGAATTAGCAGAGCATCAGGGAGGTGGTGAAACTTCAGTAATAGAAAGGAGGCTCGTGGAGGCACATAGTCAGGGCATGGAGGAAGAAGTTATATCACAAGATTCTTTTGATTCCTCAGTCATTCAAGGCACTGGAGGACCTAGATCCTGCTCAGGCTCCAACTCAGAAGAGGAAGATTTTATTACTGGCTGCAGACCCAGTGAGATTCATTTTCCAACTTTAACAAATCTTTTACAGATGGAGAAAACCACATTCCAGGAATTTTACAGCCATGAAAATAGTTCACTTATGGATGAGATACCAAGGTCTGTGCAGAAGCAATCTGACTATGCAGAGCACGCACATGAGAAGTCAAGATTGGACATAGCAGATGATTTCAATGGCACTTCTGCATTTACTTATCCCAACAATCCTGGCAATCTACAAATGCAAGAACAAGTAGCTCCTTCATGCAACCACCATTTGCACACGATCCCAGACTGTGGAGTACCAGAAGTGGAGAATTTTGAAGCACTAAGTGAAGAAAGCATATCCCCTTGGCCTTCAACTGATTTTATCCTTCCCAAGGCAAAAGATGAAAATTGCACGGGCTTTAGGATTGCAGGTCAGGCAGAAAGTGTAGGTAAGAGCGCAGTACAACAGAATGCCCTGCCGTGGTCTCAAGAAACACCAAGAATGGACCCATATATAACAAAAAGCAACCACTCAGTGCACCAAGAAAGCAATTCTCAGCCAGGACCGTGTACTGTTTATAATCAACCATCCTGCCACAATCATCAACTGGATGTGAACAAATCCCTCCAAGTGGAAAGCCCATCATGTACAGGAACTGTAAAATTTGCTAATGCACTGGCTGGGAAGCAGAATAATAGCATGCAGCATGTCCCAAGTGTCCCTAAACCCGGAGAAAACACTGAGGAGAGAATCTTCGTAATGAATAAGCAAATACACTTGGAAAATAGATTTGCTGAACCAAATTCAAATGAGCAAGTTTATTCTTCTGGTCAGGCATACAGTGAGACAagttcaaaaatttcaaaagtgaaaaaaagagagacagagagtgagAAAAAGAGTGCAGTTGACTGGGACAGTTTAAGAAAGCAAGTGCAGGCCAATGGTAGGTataaagaaagaagcaaagatGCACAGGACTCCCTGGACTATGAAGCGGTGAGATGTGCTAATGTTGCTGAGGTTTCTAATGCTATAAAAGAACGAGGGATGAATAACATGCTAGCAGAACGGATCAAG GAATTCCTAGACCGACTCGTTagagaacatggaagcctcgatCTGGAATGGTTAAGAGATGTGCCCCCTGATAAAGCAAA GGATTTTCTGTTAAGCGTACGAGGACTCGGGTTGAAAAGTGTGGAGTGTGTACGGCTTTTAACGCTCCATCATCTTGCTTTTCCA GTTGACACTAATGTTGGAAGGATAGCAGTTCGACTGGGATGGGTCCCCCTCCAACCCCTGCCAGAGTCACTTCAGTTACACCTCCTAGAACT GTATCCGGTGTTGGAGTCAATTCAAAAATATCTCTGGCCAAGATTATGCAAGCTCGATCAACGAACACT GTATGAGCTACACTACCAATTGATCACATTCGGAAAG GTTTTCTGCACAAAAAGTAAACCAAATTGCAATGCATGTCCAATGAGAGGAGAGTGCAGACACTTTGCAAGCGCTTTCGCAAG CGCAAGACTTGCCCTGCCAGGGCCAGAAGAGAAGAGTATTGTGAGCTCAACTGTTCCCATTGCAGATGAGAGAAACCCAGCTGTAGTTATCAACCCCCTGCCActacctccacctccacctggGAACGTTTCACTGAAAGAAAGAGGTTATGAAAGTCGCAAATGTGAACCAATCATTGAAGAACCAGCAACACCAGAACAAGAATGCACAGAGATCTCGGAAAGCGACATTGAGGATGCATTCTATGAGGATCCTGATGAAATTCCTACCATCAAACTCAACATTGAAGAGTTCACAGTGAATCTACAAAATTACATGGAAGGGAACATGGAACTGCAAGAAGGTGACATGTCCAAGGCTTTGGTTGCCTTAAATCCAGAAGTTGCTTCTATCCCTACACCCAAACTGAAGAATGTGAGTCGGCTAAGAACCGAGCACCAAGT GTATGAACTTCCAGATTCACATCCACTCTTGGAAGGG